The sequence below is a genomic window from Nocardia fluminea.
GGGGATGTCGCCGCTGGAGCTGCTCGGGATCGGGCGGGCCGAGGTGCGGGGGTACGGCGGGCACGTGGTGTCGGGCGAGGTCGTCTCGGTGGTGCGTGCGGGCAACGCCGCGGGCGCGGAATTCCTGGTGACGATCGCCGACGGGAACACCGTTTCGGCCCGGCGGATTCTGGTCGCCACCGGACTCGCCGACGAGCTCCCCGATGTTCCCGGGCTGCGCGAACACTGGGGCCACGATGTCCTGCACTGCCCGTACTGCCACGGCTGGGAGGTGCGCGATCAGCGCATCGCGGTGCTGGCGAGCGGCCCGATGTCGGTGCACCAGGCACTGCTGTTCAGTCAGCTCAGCGACGACATCGTCTTCCTGTCGCACACGGCCGACCCCCTGACGGCCGAAGACACGGAAAAGCTGGTGGCACGCGGTATCCGGATCGTCGACGGCAAGGTGGTCGAGGTGCTCGGGGCCGACCGGCTGACGGGCGTCCAGCTCGCCGACGGTTCCGTCGTCGAGCGTGATGCCCTGGTCGTGGGCCCTCGCATGAACACCCGCGCCACCTTCCTCACCGATCTCGGGCTGATTCCCGAACCGCACCCCTCGGGCATGGGCGACCACATTCCCGCCGATCCCATGGGCCGCACCTCGGTGCCCGGCGTCTGGATCGCGGGCAATGCCACCGACCCGTCCGCCCAGGTCGGCGCGGCCGCGGCAGCCGGGGCCATGGCCGGTGCGCAGATCAACGCGGAACTCGTCATGGCCGAAACTGCCGCGGCGGTGGACGCGCGCCGAGCCGAATCCTCGTCCGTGTAGTCCTGCCCGGACAGCGAAGGACCCCCGTCGAAGGTGATGACGGGGGTCCTTCGCTGTCGGCTCAGTTATCGGTGGCCGGGCACACGGTGCTGCTGAACGGGCACGGCTTGAACAGCTCCTCGATGAGCAGCAACAACGTCCCACTGCCACTGGTCCCGTCAGCACTGCCCGTGCCCGCCTCGGCGACCGATACCGTCGGCGCGGCCGCCGCGGTCGCCGGCACCACCGCGCCGAACGCCACCATCGCCGCGCCCGCCATCACGAATTTCCCGATCGACACGCTATCTCCCATTTCGAAAAGTCTTGCCACAGTTGACGACATGGATGCTGCCCGCTGAACCGACCGACCGGTAGCCCTGAAAACTGGGGGTTGCTGTCAGTGCCGTGCTGCGCGGGAGCCTTGTGCGTCGTCGATGGCCGCGGCCAGCAGGGCGCGAGCCTTTTCCTGGGAGAGCTGGCCGATGGTGACGTGCAGGGCCAAACCGTCGAGTAGTGCGAGGAGGGATTCGGCGGCGGCGGTGGGGTCGGGGTGGTGGGTGAGCATCGCGGCGACGTGGTCGCGAAAGCCCAGGCCGTTCGTTGCCAGGGTTTCGGCGATCTGCGGCCGGACCGAGGCGAAGGCGAGGTAGCCGATCAGGATGCGGGCGTCGGCGGCCGATTCGGCGTCGGTGGGGAGCAGCGCGGTGAGGAGCTGGTGGAGATCGGGCTCGGGGCCCGCCGCGGAGATCCGGGTGGCGATCCGCTCGGCGATGGTGGAGGTGGCGAACTCCATCATCGCTTCCTTGCTGGGGAAATAGTGCTGTACCTGACCCGTGGACACGCCCGCCTCGGCGGCGACATGGCGCAGGCTGATCGACTCCAGGCCGTCGCGCGCGAGCAGTCGCATCACCGCATCACTGATCGTCGCGCGTCGAGAACCATGATCCACCCGCTTCGGCATCGCTCCATCTTTTCACAATGCACTTGTATTGCCATGCCCGGCTTCTTTACAATGCGAATGTATTGAAAAAGGAGGGTCCCATGCGCCCGATCGCCCGGCTCGTCCGCTCGTTCGTCCGTCTCGAAGTCGACATCTGGCTGAGCCTCGCGCGGGCCGTCACCCGCAGGCCGGACACCGGAGGCGGCACCCCGATCCGATACGCGGGCGCCGTATCGGCCGTCATCTGGGCATTCATCGTGGTCAGCGCGGTGGAGATCCCAGCGGTGCACCTGCTCATTCCATGGCCTGCGGCACGGATAGTCGCCCTCGGACTCGGCCTCTGGGGACTGATGTGGATGGCCGGAATGCTGGCCGCACACCACATGCACCCCCACATGCTCACCGAGAAACTGCTCCGCGTGCGCTACCTACGCCGCGTCACCCTCGACATCCCACTGGCCGACATCCGAGCGGTCCGCCACGAACTGCGCGCCTACGACGGCGCGAAATCGCTGCAACTCCACGGACCGGGCGCCGACACGCTCGCCGTGATCATCGGCAGCTCCACGAACATCCGCGTCATCCTGACCGAGCCCAAGACCTTCCGCACACCGCAGGGCGACTTCACCGTGAACACCGTCGCCTTCTGGGCCGATGATCCGCGGGCCACAGTCGCGTCGATCCGCACGGCAATGTTGGACCGAGCTGTATGAAGGCGCGCGCCTCGCCGAGTGAGCTGCATGGTCGGGGTAGCCATGGCCGAGTCGATGCTGCTGAATGGGCGAACGGAACCATCGAGAGGTTTTGCAGCCCAGTTGATTTCGGAGCTAGCAGGCGGATTCAGGGAAGGATTCGAGGCCGGTTACGCGGAGGAGGTCGAGGGCGGTGGCGGTGGGGGTGTGGGGGGTGGCGGAGTAGATGATGATGGTTTGGTCGGTGTCGGGGACGTGCATGGCGTCGCAGTCGAGGGTGAGGGCGCCGAGGTCGGGGTGGGCGATGGTTTTGGTGAGGCTGTGCATGGTGCTGGAGCGGCCTGCTTGCCAGTGTGATTCGAATTCGGGGCTGCCGGTGCGTAGTTCGGTGAGCAGGCGGGACAGGCCGGGGTCGTCGGGGTATGCGGCTTTGACCGCACGCAGACAGCCCACACAGGCGGCGGCATTGCTGTCGGCTTCCTCGGGCGTCATGACGAGCCGACCCGTGCCGGTGCCGAGGAACCGCTGCCACATGATGTTGCGCCGGGGCACCGGGATCGCGGAGAAATCACCGAGCAGGGCCGCCGACAACGGATTCCAGGCGAGGACATCGGACTTGGCCGAGAGCACGAGCACCGGGAGATCGGCCAGGCGATCCAGCAGCCGCAACACGCTGGGACGGATCGCCATCGGAATCCGCCCGGCTTGCGGCGGTTCGGACCCGGCGAGCCGGAAGACGAGATCGCGGTCGACATCGGTGAGCCGCAGCGCCCTGGTGAGCGCGCCGAGCACCTGCTCGGACGGTTTCGGCCCGCGCCCCTGCTCCAACCGCACGATGTAGTCGACGCTCACCCCGGCCAGGCTCGCCACTTCCTCGCGCCGCAGTCCGGGTACCTGCCTGCGTGACCCGCCCGGCAAGCCCGCGTCG
It includes:
- a CDS encoding TetR/AcrR family transcriptional regulator, whose amino-acid sequence is MPKRVDHGSRRATISDAVMRLLARDGLESISLRHVAAEAGVSTGQVQHYFPSKEAMMEFATSTIAERIATRISAAGPEPDLHQLLTALLPTDAESAADARILIGYLAFASVRPQIAETLATNGLGFRDHVAAMLTHHPDPTAAAESLLALLDGLALHVTIGQLSQEKARALLAAAIDDAQGSRAARH
- a CDS encoding NAD(P)/FAD-dependent oxidoreductase, which translates into the protein MTQLDDSYDVVVLGGGAAGLNAALMLARSRRSVAVIDAGAPRNAPAQGVHGLLGREGMSPLELLGIGRAEVRGYGGHVVSGEVVSVVRAGNAAGAEFLVTIADGNTVSARRILVATGLADELPDVPGLREHWGHDVLHCPYCHGWEVRDQRIAVLASGPMSVHQALLFSQLSDDIVFLSHTADPLTAEDTEKLVARGIRIVDGKVVEVLGADRLTGVQLADGSVVERDALVVGPRMNTRATFLTDLGLIPEPHPSGMGDHIPADPMGRTSVPGVWIAGNATDPSAQVGAAAAAGAMAGAQINAELVMAETAAAVDARRAESSSV
- a CDS encoding helix-turn-helix transcriptional regulator, with protein sequence MDRAELATVLRTARSRLTPADAGLPGGSRRQVPGLRREEVASLAGVSVDYIVRLEQGRGPKPSEQVLGALTRALRLTDVDRDLVFRLAGSEPPQAGRIPMAIRPSVLRLLDRLADLPVLVLSAKSDVLAWNPLSAALLGDFSAIPVPRRNIMWQRFLGTGTGRLVMTPEEADSNAAACVGCLRAVKAAYPDDPGLSRLLTELRTGSPEFESHWQAGRSSTMHSLTKTIAHPDLGALTLDCDAMHVPDTDQTIIIYSATPHTPTATALDLLRVTGLESFPESAC